The following are from one region of the Rhea pennata isolate bPtePen1 chromosome 28, bPtePen1.pri, whole genome shotgun sequence genome:
- the BMP10 gene encoding bone morphogenetic protein 10 yields MDSVVLRLWSVLSLLAHLASCSPILSLEHSSLEEDVPLFDEVLSEQDGVDFNTLLQNMKNEFLKTLNLSDIPLHETAKVDPPEYMLELYNKFATDRTSMPSANIIRSFKNEDLASHPIGVVGIRKYPLLFNVSIPHHEEITMAELRLYTLVERDRMLYDGLDRKVTIFEVLQNDHMGVGEERKMVVLASRQIYGKNSEWETFEVTEAIRRWRRAGLTTHRLEVHIESREGEEQNGEGKLDIDINSEAKHVPLLIVFSDDQSNDQKEEKQELNEMIDHEQLLDLENLEVGNFHDRPGEEALLQMRSNIIYDSTARIRRNAKGNYCKKTPLYIDFKEIGWDSWIIAPAGYEAYECHGVCAYPLTEHVTPTKHAIVQTLVHLKNPQKASKACCVPTKLDPISILYLDAGVVTYKFKYEGMVVSECGCR; encoded by the exons ATGGATTCTGTAGTCCTCCGGCTGTGGTCTGTCCTCTCTCTCTTGGCTCACCTTGCCTCTTGCAGTCCCATCCTGAGCTTGGAGCACTCTTCCTTGGAGGAAGACGTGCCTCTTTTCGATGAAGTCCTCTCCGAGCAGGATGGTGTTGATTTCAACACGCTGCTTCAGAACatgaaaaatgagtttctgAAGACGTTGAACCTTTCTGACATTCCCCTGCATGAAACAGCCAAGGTGGACCCACCAGAGTACATGCTAGAGCTGTACAACAAATTTGCCACCGATAGGACATCTATGCCATCTGCAAATATTATTAGGAGCTTCAAAAATGAAG ACTTGGCTTCCCACCCTATTGGTGTTGTAGGAATTCGGAAATACCCCCTTCTATTCAATGTATCCATCCCTCACCATGAAGAAATCACTATGGCAGAGCTGAGGCTCTACACCTTGGTGGAGCGGGACCGAATGCTTTACGACGGGCTTGACCGGAAGGTCACCATTTTTGAAGTGCTGCAAAATGACCACATGGGGgtaggagaagagagaaagatggTGGTGCTTGCATCTAGGCAGATCTATGGCAAAAATAGTGAGTGGGAAACCTTTGAGGTCACTGAAGCCATCAGGCGCTGGCGAAGGGCAGGCCTGACCACACACCGGCTGGAAGTTCATATAGagagcagggaaggggaggagcAGAATGGAGAGGGGAAACTCGATATCGACATCAACTCTGAGGCCAAGCATGTGCCCCTGTTGATTGTGTTCTCCGATGACCAAAGCAATGACcagaaagaggagaagcaaGAACTGAATGAAATGATAGACCATGAGCAGCTCCTGGACTTGGAGAACCTGGAGGTTGGCAACTTCCACGACCGGCCAGGTGAGGAGGCACTGCTCCAGATGCGCTCCAACATCATTTATGACTCTACTGCCCGAATCCGGAGGAACGCAAAAGGCAACTACTGCAAAAAGACTCCGCTCTACATAGATTTCAAGGAGATTGGCTGGGATTCCTGGATCATCGCCCCAGCGGGATACGAAGCCTATGAGTGCCACGGAGTATGTGCCTACCCCTTAACAGAGCACGTCACACCAACGAAACATGCCATTGTCCAGACTTTGGTTCACCTGAAGAATCCCCAGAAAGCCTCCAAGGCCTGCTGCGTGCCCACCAAGCTCGATCCCATCTCTATTCTCTACTTAGATGCAGGGGTTGTCACCTACAAGTTCAAATACGAGGGCATGGTGGTATCAGAGTGTGGCTGCAGATAG